The stretch of DNA ttatatagtaatttttataaaattaaaaattcaatacaaaaattttatttttataaaattttatgataaatttaACATAAAATCACATAAGACAATAGAAAAATCTCACGATATAATAATTGTtataattgttgtaaatatcgATGTACGATATATTGATCGTACATTCGAATTTATCGTGCTAGAGCGGAATTCGAatatattcaatattttttagTCGAATTCGAGCTGAAATTTTTAGGGTAAATTTGGTGACAACATGTGAatcatattaattttatcaGTAATTTAAAGGAATTCAACTATCGCTTTTAGTTAGTTTTTCGATGGATTTTTCTCGAATGACATCTATACGATCGATCAATGTCGATATATGTGAAGAATTATTTCTTTGGAAGATGACCTAACTAGTTATTGATTTAGGATTGATCATTAAGGATCAAAACATTCTTCAATCTCAAATTTTAACATTCTTCAATCTCATATTCTAAAATTATATGaacaaaaaaaaacttttttttttaaatttgattaaatGCATCATTTAATAAACCCATAAACCTGTACTTGACTACTTGTCATGTTTAATTTTCCATCACAtcaattttattaaaaactgattatataaaaatatttaaactaaACCAAACTAAACTAAGCACATCCCATTTATAAAATCTTGACTCCACCAGAGAAGTCCCCACAAAACACATTTGACTTTGTCCTACTGTGAACATCCCATATGTGTTAGTTAACTCATTCAAAATTGAATAGATCTCTTGTAAAACGATTTTAtggatctttatctgtgagaatTGACAATTCTatcgatattaacaataaaaaataatattcttagcattaaaagtaatattttttcatggatgacccaaataagcgtttcgtctcacaaaatacgacccgtgagaccgtttcacacaagtttttgccttcaaAATTTCAAGATAATTTTGGTAACTAATTAAACTAATACATAACTACTTACCCGATTATGATTTCAGGATTTAGTGTGCTTCACTTAATGCCGTATATGTATAGTGTaataaaaattcacaaaaactCTTGTTAGACAATCTCACATGTCAATTTTATGATATGAATCTCGAATCCGACCcaactcatgaaaaatattatttttaatgcagAAAATATTGTTTCTTCATAGTAAATATGAGTTGGATCGATTCGTcgcatgaatataaatttatgAGATGTTTTCATAAGAAATttacttataaaaattaaatgcggctttgcataaaattcatataaattAGGTATAAATCTCTTAATGTGGCATCATAAATTCCTCAACCGCTTGGATATTTATCAAAGCTATAAACCTATGATTTAGCTTAAGATATCGATTTTTAGTTTAATGAAAATCTTGATTTGATGAAGAAGAAATATGATTATCGTATGGAATTATGTGTAGATCAAGCATCTAGCTAGGCTCAAAGCCCCATCGAATTCTATTCATTAAAAATTTTGGGACAATTATTTAATTGAACGTCCAAGACCCAAATAATTATGGAAATAATCAGAGGAAAAAATTGAATGTTGCCTGAAAATAAGGATATTGCCTTTTGTAACAAATTTGCCAGTTTGTTTTTGTTATTACGTATGTCCTATATAGGATGCACCGTCACGTTCAGTCTATGTCTTCATTGTTTCCCTTGCTTTTCACTATTTGTATCTTTATATAATGttgtaattatatatatatatataatacttcattttctttaataagagtatatctcttgtgagacggtctcacgatcatttatctgtgagatgggtcaatcttaccgatattcacaataaaaaataacactcttagcataaaaagtaatattttttcataggatgatccaaataagatatccgtatcacaaaatatgacccgtaagaccgtcgcacacaaatttttgcttaCTAATTATTATTTGTAGTGCTGAAGTACGCCACTCAATTAGTGGGAATTAATAACATTTGCAGGATGAAAGTTGaaacataaatttaaattgGTGGTAAATATAAATTGACTTATTAATGGATTATAAACATAAGAATACGTAGATTGATCTAATCTATATttataatgaaaaaaatattgttgacaaaaaaataatacatttttcGTAAtgaaatctgtctcacaaaattgattcaTAAGACAGTGTCATGAAAGTTTTGTGTAAATATAATTGTTATTATATGTTACTGTTTATTTaagtaataaaattttaaaaataagtttcataatttaaaattatttatttatctccTGCAATTTTagcaaattaattaatattagtaaAAAATCGGGAGTCCTTGTCTGTCCTTTTATGCAGttactaatattttaaattttgatctAAACCAGCGACCTAAAGTCTGTTTGGTGGAATACATAAATCGTTGTCTAATCGATGGATATATTTATTCCAGAGATTTAGGTTCCATGTGACATTACTATAATAAATTGACCGgagaatataaaatttaattgaaaatGAATGTCAcgggagtaggtctcttataagacagtctcacgaatctttatctgtgagacgggtcaaccatatcgatattcacaataaaaagtaatactcttagaataaaaagtaatattttttcgtgaatgactcaaataagagatatgtctcacaaaatacgacccgtgagaccatctcacgcAAGTTTTTGTCATGTCACGGAGCCACAATTGATACCTATATCTCTCAGTTTATCCaacttttaaaacatttaaactagTTTATGCATTGATTGAGCAAGATTTAATTACATTGGACTTTAGATTTATTTGGTAGAATCCAatcaaacccaaaaaaaaacaaaaaacaaaaaacaaatcgAAGGTAGCTGGAGAAACAGATTTAGAGGGCATGTGAGTTGTTTAAATGAATTTAGTTAAAATGTTATACATCCGTTAAACCATCATTAAGTCGTGTTTGGTAAACAATAAAAGTAATTAGTTAGGCCATAACCCACATTATGATCCAAGAAAGAATCATAGTGCCTAACCTATTCACTTTCTCTTTTTCTCCACAATaatggtatttcaaattttattacaTTTAGCTCAAATAAGTTTTGTTTatatgaattattaaaaattaaacgtTAACATTATGTATAAAGACAATACAATATATCACATACAAAAATTcgattcattttttaaaaaacaataataaattattttaatcgtTTATCGTTGTTAGCtagtcattttttttaaattctttgtTTTTAAGAAAAAGATATTAATCTAATGCCTTGTTATTTGATTTACTGTATTTTGTTTATACAAAATGTCTAATacgttttaatttttaataattcgtgcaaaaaaaatttttttgttcGAGTAAAATGTAACATTTTGAGTATAAAGTGGAATAGATGATTTATTTGTACTCCTAgttctttattttttaataatttgtaCAAACAAGATTTGTTTGAACAAAATATAGCACGATTTGGAGCATCAAGTGGAGCAGAGAATTTCGTTCCCACCCACTACAGACACCTACATGAGAACTGCTGAGATGATGATGTCCATTTATCGGAAGAGAGTGTACTGacattatttttttcttaaagaACCGTTCTTTTTCTTTGGCATTTGGTATCATATATAAGAGCGTAAATGAATTAAGCCGGTTCGTGAGCTTTTCGAGCTGATTTAAAagtatttatttcattttcgagCTAATCAAATTCGAATGAAACTCGAAAATGTTCAATTTTTTTCCCGAGCCGAACTCAAATCCACGTCATTTTGTTTGATAATTCGTGaatcttaatattttattaatataaataattatttattaaataagttTTGAGCCTTCTCAATTCTAAGTTTCAAACATCAATAGTTTGAGTAGTGCACGACcattttcaaatcttttgaaCTGAACTCGAACTTTAATTCGATCCGAATTCGAGCCAAAATTTTTAGACTCGAATAAAACTAATTcgatcttttaaatatttgtcaTATTCGACTCGATTCGTTTATTTTATAACCctaataacataaacatatcgCATCATTTCGTAACCATGTCTTGGTTCTGAGTTTCTCGTCAAGATTTGGGGACAATGTTTTCAACCAATTCGCCTGGCGGGTTACTTCGAGACGATGGATTAAAAtgcaaatgataaaaaaaatgaaatacgATAGCAAACCGTTTAGTATGAACACAAAATAGCAGAATGTAAGACTAACAAACTATTTCAAGTTGCATTACAAAATCAAAACAATAATTCCCATAGGATTCTTGAAAAGTTCTGTGCCAAAGCAGTCCTCTCCCAGCAACTTACCATAGATTCAACGGTACTGCAAACAAGATTTCAGGTAAATCACAAGTAGTCATGTCAATTTCAAACAAAACATTGTATACGAGTAAATCTACCTTGATAAATCCAATTTCCTTGGCGTTGCTGCGGAAGCACTGTCTGCAGCACATCAAGCCATACTTTCTGATTATACCATGGGGGTTCCCACACACGCGACTGCCAAAAGCCCAAAacccaaataaaatttaaaactaacAAAAGGAAGAAGTTAAGCAGTTGAAAACTTGATAACAGAATCATAGGTTGATGTGAAACTGAATGGTGGTGAGCATTTTGTTATTTCAGTGCAAGATGGTAAGAATGAACCTAATACTCGTTAGAGTGGCATTCATTATTGGCTGAATACGACTCAATTAACTAAAAGGGGCTCTGAAGGGATTAACATGCTTGGAAGCTCTTGCGATAACACAATTGCTTTCACCTCAGATCAACTAAGAGGTAAAATTTCACGGCATGAAGAAAACCATTTGATATGGATGGTATTCATAGCATAAAATACTAATGAAGTAATAAGAACATATAAAACAAGAAAAAGGGGCCGGTACACTTCCCGTGATTTATTGCACAGGTAAAGATGTAACAAGGGCGTAACAAAGACTTGCGATATTCAACTGATGCAAAGAACCAAGCCAAAACAAGGCTGCCACCAAAGATCACAGACCACACCTTACCATTTCATGCAACCCAGCATAAATAGGGGGTCAAATTGAGTGAACAATAATCAAATGAAATAACTAACGATCAATATATGAGCTGTGACCACACCTTATTATCTCACATAACTATGTGTAACATAGTTCTAAATTCTAAATTGGAAGCCAAGACAGCATTAATGACAtaacaatgaaaaataaaaggtaAACCAGctcaaaacaacaaaaaaagTACTCAAAATTAGCTAGAGAATTAGTGAACGGCCTTCAAAACACGTAAATAAATTACCTATAACTACGCACCAAAAGGGACATGAAACCACAAAAAAATCAACATGTCATCCCTGTGAAGATCCCAACTTTGCTATAAAAGCCTCAAGATGAAAACAAATGACCAAATCAATAAGAAGTTTTGGACTTTACTCTTATATTTAACACTCAGCATAGTTTTTAtttcataaaactttaaacaaaacaaAACGGATAGCATAAAACCTAATCAGTCCAATTCAACCAATCCAAAATTCGCAGGTCAGATCAGCGCATCACACCAATACTTGTACAGAAAAGCGAATCAAAGACGAAAAATCATGCGCCATTACGCAGTAATCAAAGTAAAATGAATGTAAAGAGGAAAAAAAAGTGAAATTTGGATAAAGATAAAGATACCAAGTGCGGGATCCAGGCCGTATGTCTTGGGGTGAGAATTCCAGACGTTGGAGTGTCCCATTTTTCTCTTTTCGATCGATTTAAACTTTCAGAAGCCGTTGAATACTCTCAGAGATACCGACCGCTAGAAGCTTTTCGCAAGGATCTGAAGGAAGAAAGGTAGTTATACTGGGCGACTCTGGCAGCCCTAAAAGTCAAAACCCTAATTTTGACTTGGAATTAGACCTTCGCCCAAAGGGCTGTGGCCCATTTATCTAAAATTTATtatcctttattttttttattggccCATTTAATTCTTAACGGATTAATGATTAAATTCTAATTTCCAAAATTACTCATGATATATTATTAAtgttagggatgtaaacgaatcaAACCATTTGTAAGCTATTCGaaactcgattcgataaaagctcgtttaagctcgtttaatgaggctcgttaagatagacaaaccaaactcaagctttacagtattcggctcgttagctcgtgaacatgttcgttggtaagttcatgagtaatcttttagatgaaaaaataatagttttgatatttgatttattgattttgcatattatttatgaaatatatatagaaaaatctattaaatttatttattataataaatttacaaattttaataagaataatatatttttgtttatatatataatttactttttaattaatttaatgaaaatttaaatgtataattcatatttattaagtttgtttaggctcgataaaggcttgaataagctcgtgagccatgcatatattcgttaaataaagctcgagctcggctcgattataaacgaaccaagctcaaacattcaagagttcggctcggctcgactcgattacatccctaattAATGTAACACATTAAGCGCAACATCTGAACTCAATTTCTTATTATCATCGCTTTTTCaaatatgatattgatttaCATGTTATTCTAAGATAATTACATTCTACAGTTTACACAAAGATTCCACactatttataaaaaaattatttataataattaatgcttcgtatattaaaaaaattatatgagcTTACTCCCATTGAGATGTCCGAGTTGAATAGATTATATGAGTGTTTGACCAATGATCGGGAGTTCGACTCTCTCTAACAACACTTTACTGGGTGAGTTAGTCGCGCATGACGACTTGTCAACTGCAGTTATCTGGCTAGCGTACTTTGCAAGCTATTTGATACCTCACAGATGGGCCCACTAGGGGTTATAGGCCAAACTAGATTTGGAACCTGTAGCCCATCCCCATCCAAGATGGAAGGCTCGTCAAGGGCCGAGGTACCCTCCtgtaaatatcaggtttgagtgttAAGTTTAGGGGATtctcattattatttttcaagcagcgcccttagctgctctccacttatatcctcagtatctgacttgagcgtcggagaggCTGCCACGAGACACCCTcatggcccccttctaacggtcttattcgtgatttcaggctgaGGGCAATTTCGAAACCTGCGTTTGGGCTAGTGACaattgctggaatcggaccctaaattttccgtgaTACCCCATAGATGGCCCTTTAGGATTAGGTCAAACCAGATTTGGAACCCCTGACCAATCCACATCCAAGGTGGAAGGCCCGTCAAGGGCCCATGTACCCTCCTATAAATACCTAGGATTGAGTGTTCAGTTCAGGGGATTCgcattattatttttcaagcagcgcccttagctgctctccaTTTATATACTCAgtatctgacttgagcgtcggaggggctacgttgggacaccctcctggcccccttctaacgggcTTAATcttgatttcaggctcagggcaATTTCGAAACATGCTTCTGGACTAATGACATTTGCTGAAATCGAaccctaaattttccgtgagtatcaaGAGACTTATCTTTTGTTGCGTGAACATCAATTGAAGCAGCCTCTCGTAGATCACATGCACGATGCTCACACTCTAGCTTCCGCTGTTGTGCATCATTTCCTTTGCATTGAAAACAAGGATACAAACATGATTTGTTTAATGTAGTTTACGTAGTTAAACATGATTTACATGTTATTGCGTTAATTCATGGATCTACTTACAGGGATAACATATTCTCACGtcataaaaaaacataataataaattttcattcTATCTATCATCGAATGAATTCTACCTCAGTCAGTTGAAATGAAGTTAAATGTTTtgactaaaaatattattattatttttgtaaatttttgaaaattcgagTCAATGACCTTGTATGAAAACTAGTTCACTCTTGAGTTTATAAGAGGAAAAAAAATAGAACTACTGCAACCGTAGTCAAAAGCATACAACCAAACAGAGCCTTATGTAATCCAGCCCTCTGTACTCATTAGATTCACCTGTGTACGAACCTAAGAGGATGATCAAACGGACCAATAAAGTTGGTGTTTGGCTTTGTTATGTCTCTCAGGTCAGACTTTAGAGACAAATTCAACCCATGATAGTAACTCAGGCCCGGATCAAACAGGAAAGTTGGGAACTTCACGCTCAATTTGAACTTCTGCCATTCAGGTCAATCTCTATCTCGCTGTTTACCCTAGTTTTCTTGGAAAATTCAATTCGATTTCTGGGTTTTACTTTCTCGTCCAAATGTGAACTAGGTTTGTATCACGattcaaaaaattttaatttttatttctatttctgGGTCTTTGTCCCAGTAGGTATTGTTTGTGTTAAATTGGTGTGAATTGATTTCAAGAATTTTGGTTTTAGATCtgatttctttatttattttcttgcGGTGTTGTTCGAAACTGATGTTTCTGCACTGTTCGATCTAACACTGTCCCTTGCGATTTGATGATGAAAGTTGAGGTTTTTGGTAGTCATGattgaaaatttaattaatttttcccGAACGACAAATTCCCGGTGCTTCAAGTGTTTGGTGTTGATTGCAAGTTGTTGATACAGTGATCCTTCTCTATGATGTGTATAATTTTGTGTTTATAATTGCATTGTAGATGATatttgtgcataattgtgtttTGCGTTCGATATGGCATCATAATCCTGAATCTTGTGCATTCATTTTTCGAAGTGACTGGAGATTTATATTGATTAGGTGTTATTCTCTTGAGTTTTGACTTTGATTTGGTGTATTTGATATTTAACAGTTCAAGCTAAAATGGTGGCTAGCCACCATTTTAGTCGAGTGGACACACTCAAGCTTAAGGATTTTATCTACAGAAAAATTGGGCCAAAAAGAGCGGATAACTACTTTGATCAGCTGGAGAAGTTTCTCAGCTTTAAGGTTAACAAGGCTGATTTTGATAAAAGCTGCATAGAGACAATTGGAAGAGAGAATTTGTCCCTTCATAATCGGCTCATTAAATCCATACTCCAAAATGCTTGTCATGCTAAAGTTCCTCCTCAAAAACCTAGGAAAGTTGAAGGGCTTGGAGTTAAAGTTTCCAGTGGTTACCAGAAATATTGTGCAAAGTCTCTTTATGGTGATATGTTGCTTCAGTCTCCCCGCAAGTGTCGGTCTCCTGTTAATAGAGATCGTAAGTTTCGGGATCGTTCAAGTCCTCTCGGGCCTTTGGGTAAGAGCCCAAGTCTCACGGTTGAAGAAACAGTAGTGACACAAGAACAGCCAAATGGGAAAGATTTGCAATCTCTCAATAGTAGGCCTTTGGTTGATGATGGGGAAGAGGTGAACCAAGTAGCAGGAAGCACAAGATTTCGAAGATGGGGTGATATCACTGCCCCACTCGGTGTCTTTCAGAATAATGATGCTTCTCCAAATGTCCATCTTGCTCTTAAGCGTATAAATTTCGCAGAGACATGTCAAAGTAGTTTTGAGTTGCCCGATACCAGATCTTTAACGAGTCATCTGCGGGAAAAGTTGGCTTCAGAGGGAGTTGGAATTTCGTTAGATTGTGTTAACTTGATAAACAATAGTTTGGATGTTTTCTTGAAGAGATTGATCGAACCATGTCTGGGAGTTGCTAGATCACACTCGAATGGTCGAATGATCGCTGCTACGAGCGGAACCTTGCAAGGAAGATTCACACCAAGACCGCTACGTCCAACTTCTGCAAGCATGTTGGATTTCCGTGTTGCAATGGAGTCAAATCCTCGTATACTTGGGGACGGCTGGCCTACACACCTTGAAAAGATCCGCACTTACGCCCTAGAGAAGTAAACAGGGCACCAGCGACGCCATACAGACGGCTTATTTAGATTAGTTTCAAAATAGTTCCCGTTGGCTAATCCATTCAGAGATGATCCAACTTCATTGTCTAGTTTTAACTCAGTATCTCCAAGCATTGCCCGAGGGAAAAAAAGTCAAGATTCGGGCAAGGTACCTTATCTCTTCGTACAGATGTTACCTATGTTAGTTGTTAAAAAGGGAAATCATTAAAGTAGGGGATTTCACACATTTGACAGTGTTTAGCGTGTCTTAGTTTCTGGGTTTTGAGCATTGTTTTTTCGAGTTACATGTGATgtacaataatattttagtgATTTAACATCAGCAGACACGAATTTTTTGCAGagaaatatttgagatattATGTGTGATGCCATCTTttgtttattaattattatatgtgGGAAGATTCCCATGCCCACCAAACTCAGTTCATTCAACGTTAGAAGTCACCATatcccaaatttttaataaatatgttaaaaaatgTAATCTATACTGAATGTCTcgatttattattattgtttattaattaaaaacagAGATATATTAGCACAGAAGGTTCTGTATAGATCATAGAATGTCGTTGCCTGAAAcatgttaattaaaatattaagaaaAGTGGCTAATCAGCGTAGGCCTAGGCATATAAAATTTTCAGACAATATATTTGTATTCAATTGATCGTGAAATATTCATTACTACGTCGGCTTCCTACCTGTTACTTCTTCTTCATTTGATGCGAATATCTGACCACGATGGATTGCAAGACTACCTCGATGTTCCAAGTTACAACCTTATCCCAACATCATATGTATTGGCACAGGTTCAACAAGATAAGGAGTTAGATTATTTTTGGTCGTTcaagaaatttgataaattgCCCGGTTGGAAAAGACTTggttttatttttgggaaaccTCCCGAAACAAGAAGATtgaggtcttttgtgagacgttctcacgaatctttatatatgaaacgggtcaaccataccgattttacaataaaaagtaatgctcttaacataaaaagaatgatttttcatggatgactcaaataagagattgtctcacaaaatatagctcgtgagaccgtctcacacaagtttttgtcaaacagAAATCAACGCTGACTTAGAACAATTCCAAATTGTGTTTCACATGTAGCTGTGCCGcgtgtttattattattttttaatttcttaaatgatttaattattttatatttcaattaaataatttattttctataatttttgaactattaattataaaattttaataatttgattttaaattaattaatcataaaatataaatttttaaaaacaacCAAATTAAGTTACTATTGCGTTAAATGTAAATTATGAACAACAAAcattaaacaataaaattacgaaatataaaaatgaaaattatgagaaaaatatatttttactagaatttaattttcaaaatataaatagtTATTAAGAGATAgaaatattaatattgaaaagaataatatattgtttttatatatCACTAATATAATGcataaatatgattattcaaAATATTGTGCAATAAATTCCGtttgaatttattaattaattaaagaagGAAAGATAGATACTGTACTTTCCAAATTCCAATCTTCTGCTGCTCCGCGTCATTGCTCTGCTTTTTCCTCGAAGGTATCGCCCTGGTCCATCAGTTATTCAGACTCTCTTTTTTCTATTCCTAGGAGTTTCGAAATTTCCAAGAAATTGTAATGCGATAAATTTTGTGTGTGTACGTTTCTCCAATTTGTCGACGTGCATGTATATTAATTCTCGTCTTGCTGGGATATTAACACAGCGATCCACCGGGTGAAGATCACTTTGCTTTTCCGGCGGTCGTCGAATTTGTATGACGAGCGCTTCGGAGTTATTCTACACTAGGAGGTCGCGTTTCGGTCGGAATTCGGACCCATTTGACGTCAGCTCTCATTCACCCGTTGATCGGGGCAGCCGCCGCAGCCGCTATCCACCCAGCTCCCACCATCACAGCACTAACACGCGTCGTGATAGAACCGACCACGACGTCTGCGGTCCGCCGCGCCTTGTTCCTCATCGTTCCAGGCAACCCCATTTCCATCGCTCTTCCCATTCCCTTCTGGTGAGGTTTAAGTTCGTTTTTGTATGATAAGAGGGACCgactttaattttatttattcagCATGCATATTTGCATTTGTAAAGAAGTTGCAAGTCTCTTTCATATTTATGTGACGATTTCACCTTTTTTCGTTGATTAAAGTGGGCAAAATCTATCCCAGTTGGCTTTAAGTCAGCTCGTAGCTTCCATATTAGGCATGTCCTTCGGCTTAGTTCTAAATTGAAATTATGCTCTCATCCTATCGTCCGATTTACTTACTATCTTTACCATTTTAGAGAAACCAAATCTCCAGCAGCACCCTTCTCTAGCTCAATTTGAAAGAAAGGTCTGTAGTCAAGCTTCATCGAATAGAAATTGTTGAGCTGAAGTTTGAGTTTCTGAATGTATCTAttgtaatttaaatatattattgaaaGGTTATAAGTGGAGCTCTGTCACTCTGACAAATGCCCGAAGCGGAAACTAAAATACTTTAGTCTGACTGAGGAACGTACTTGGGCGATGTGAACTTTATTCGAGCTTGCTTAAAAATGAGCGTTTTGGTCTAGGGACTCACCAGCAGTTTGATTCCCTTGTATCTCAATTTCTGATATTTTTAGGCTGAAGTACATTATGTACCTTTTTGCCGATTAACCTTGATTACGACGGCTGAAGTTGCTTTTTGTTCCTGCGTGTCTAATGCATTCACGGTTGTAACTCGTCACACGGTTGTAACTCGtcagataaaaaatatttactatgtaCGAGCCAAACCACGAAGATGGATTTGGTAATTGGGCTGCTTAAGTAGCAAGAAAAATTGTACTATAATGTCTCTTGTTATTGATCCTTTCGAACTTTTAAGTTGGAATCATAAACTGTGTCAGGAAAACTGAAATTTTGATGCTCAAGGTCTAGTTTTCTCTGGGGATCAATGACATTTTGCGCTTTCTTTACTAATTATTCAAGTCCGCCCAGATCATTCCTTTCTGCCGTTCTCAGTTTATTCTTCTTGAATTGCTCAGGATCGTGAGTTTATTAGGCCTGAACTTGGTGGCCATCAACTTGCTTCAGGAAATGCTATACATTCTGGAAGTCAAAGCAATGTGTTAGATAGGGTGCAATTCAGTGGGAATGACAGACTTCCTGGAGCTGTGCTTCTTGCTAGAGACCGGCTTGTACAAAGGTTGAGAGGTGTTACTCTTCCCGGTAGCAGGTTAGTACGGGTATATGGGTCCCATCAAACACCGGGCAACCCCAACCCAAGAAATTTCAGATAGTAGTGACCACGTAAATGGCACGACCGAATATTTTTACTATGCACTACATTGGTC from Primulina tabacum isolate GXHZ01 chromosome 3, ASM2559414v2, whole genome shotgun sequence encodes:
- the LOC142539885 gene encoding uncharacterized protein LOC142539885: MVASHHFSRVDTLKLKDFIYRKIGPKRADNYFDQLEKFLSFKVNKADFDKSCIETIGRENLSLHNRLIKSILQNACHAKVPPQKPRKVEGLGVKVSSGYQKYCAKSLYGDMLLQSPRKCRSPVNRDRKFRDRSSPLGPLGKSPSLTVEETVVTQEQPNGKDLQSLNSRPLVDDGEEVNQVAGSTRFRRWGDITAPLGVFQNNDASPNVHLALKRINFAETCQSSFELPDTRSLTSHLREKLASEGVGISLDCVNLINNSLDVFLKRLIEPCLGVARSHSNGRMIAATSGTLQGRFTPRPLRPTSASMLDFRVAMESNPRILGDGWPTHLEKIRTYALEK